tttaatatttaaaaaaaaaaagtaggctCAAACTTGGAAAAAAATCACCAAATTCTTAAAACTTTTCCTTTGACactccaaaacaaaacaaaatgaaataaatgaaaatgaaaaataattcaaaagagtggaataatatttatatgacTTTTATTATTATGCTGATATTTCCAACCTGCGGTGCTTGTGGTATAAGTAGGCTTCATTTTCTCCCATTTCTCACTCCACCCAAACCCCGAAGGCAAAAGCATGACACAAATAAAAGGAACAGCACCAACAgcaacaacagcagcagcagatCACAATAAAAATTTAATCGAAAATACAAAACAGTTTCTTGTAATCTAAGGCATTCCCATCATTTCTTCACCACCAATCAAGCCCCTACCTTTGCTTTTTCCCTCCACCAGAAGACTCCGTCCTATCAACCACACAATCTCTCCCCTTCTCTCAGCTTTTCGGACTCATGGGTCGAGAAGCGGACCTTCAGATAATAGCATCAGCCGCCGCCGACGTCGCCGTAGCCGCCCCCTTAGTGCCGCCGACACTGCCACCGGCCCCGACTGCCCTCGCTCCCGGCTTTAGGTTCCACCCAACAGACGAGGAACTCGTCATTTACTACCTCAAGCGCAAGGTCTGTCGCAAACCCTTCAAATTTAACGCGATCTCTGAGGTCGACATCTACAAGAGCGAGCCCTGGGACCTCGCTGGTAAATACCCACATCTCCGATTTTCTcgatttttcttcatttttcgtGGCTGGGTTTCTTAATTtttgttgttcttttttttttttttttttgcttaatgtttttgttttataaggGAACTCGCCGTATTATGTATGTGCCTGATTTCTCGGCTGAGATATCGCTGGataattttgggcttttttaGATTAAGGGTTGTAATTTTGTCTAATTTTAAATGGGTGTTTTTAGACAAGTCGAGCTTGAAGAGCAGGGACCAGGAGTACTACTTTTTCAGTGCATTGGATAGGAAGTATGGAAATGGGGCAAGGATGAACAGGGCTACCAACCAAGGGTACTGGAAGGCCACCGGAAATGACCGGCCCGTCAAGCACAACGATATCGTCGTGGGGATGAAGAAAACCTTGGTGTTCCATAGCGGCCGAGCTCCAGATGGGAAAAGGACCAATTGGGTTATGCATGAGTACAGacttgttgatgaagtttttgagaagGCTGGGCTCGGTGCCATTCAGGTGAGGTTTTGCACTTATGTTTAATGAGCTAATCACTAGGAAATGAGAGAAATGCTGGTTTTGCACTTATGCTATTTTTTGTTTGATGATTGCGGAAAGTTTTCGCATATGAGCTGAATAGTTGATTTTGGTGAACTGCTTAACTTGGTTATGGTGTGTTACAATAATGTGAAATACTGAGATCATTATCTACATTTTACAAAAGCATCGGACTATTATTTTTAAGTGTTGGGTTTTGCAATCATCTGGAGActgatttattatttttgttgtttcctTTTGCTTTGGCTGCTGGAGGATGCGTTTGTGCTATGTCGAGTATTTCACAAAAGCAATATAGGACCACCAAACGGGCATCGGTATGCGCCTTTTGTTGAGGAGGAGTGGGACGATGATGATAAGTTAACTTTGGTTCCTGGACAAGAGACCCGGACTGTAGCTGTAGTTAGTCGTGATGCATTTGTGGTAGGAAATGGTCATGCTGCATGTACTGAACAAAATGATTATGCTGCTGGTAATGAACAAAAGGTACATGCTGCTGGTAGTGAACAAAAGGTACATGCTGCTCGTAGTGAACAAAATGGACTTTCTGCATACATTAGAGGAAATGGACATGCTGCATATACTGGAGGAAATGGACATGCTGCACATATTGGAGGAAATGGGCATGCTGTATCTATTGGAGGAAATGGTCACGCTGCATATAATGGAGAAAATGGTCGTGGAACTTCCGTTGAAGGAAATGGTCATGGAACTTCCATGGAAGGAATTGCTCATGGAACTTCCGTTGAAAGAACTGGTCATGGAACTTCTGTCAAAGGGAGTGGTCACAGCACTTCTGTCGAAGGACGTGGTTGTGACACTTCTGTTGAAAGAAATGGTCACGGCACTTCTGTCGAAGGAAGTGGTCATCGCACTTCTGTCGAAGAAAATGGTCATGGCATTTCTGTCGAAGGAAATGTTGTTGAAGGAATTGGTCATGGCGCTATAATTGTAGTAGATGACAATGGAACTACTAATGAAGGTGACTGTCACGAAACTTGTACTGCAGGAAATGGTCACAGTGTGCCCAGTACAGAAAATAATATTGAGCAGGTTTGTGCTTTCAGTTTATTTATCTATATCCTTAAATCTATTCACATAAAGTTTTGTTCTTTATTATCGTATAGGCTGGATTTGCTCATCCATAATGCAAATAATGGTTTCCCCACTTTCTTATTAGTTAATATCGTGATGATTGTGTCCCATTATACGACAACATTTTTTAGAATAACCTAATCAAAGGATCCAAGCAAACTAGTGAAGCATGCACCTTAAGGTCCATTATTGAGGCATTTGGGGTAATTCATCATCTCTAGGTATTAACAAATATCTGATGAATCATGAGAAATAATAAAGTAAGGATTCCTCGCATAACATCCAATATGCACCAACGGCGAGTATGTATACTGTATTCTTGGACATGtgagttttctttgtttttgttttgtggaCTGAACTCACTGATCACCAACATAACTTTCAATCTTCTGGTGGGTTGGAATTTTCTAATTCaaaccattttctttttcttccataTACTCTTTCATTCTTTGTAGAGGTCTGCATAAATTAGTGACTACATATTTTGGATGATAGCATATGACCCTCTGTATCTCTATCATCTGTGCATTACCAGTTTGTAGGTGTCATCATGATATGCTTATATATAGGTGTCATCATGATATGCTTATAAACTAAAAAGTATGCATAATTGTTGAAATCAACCTTTGAAAGACAATTTAAGGAGCCTTCCCTATGTGAAAGGAGGTCTGCATTGACTGGTGGATGACATTATAATGACAAGGTACTTTTGAAAGGACGGTGTGTCTTCTTTGTCCTTGATTTTGGATTAGAACATGTCGTTTCTGAGAATGTCTTACAATTATGCAATAGGGGTTTTCTATTATATTGTATGGTCTAATAATCCAGCACTGTTTTAAACTGTTTGACCTTGACATTTTTCCTCTAGGCTATAAATGAATTGTGTTTCAGTGAACATGTGGCTCGGAGAATCATTCTGTTCTATTAACATGTGGCCTGAAACTGGTGTCTCTGAGGATACATAGAAAATATGGTGGACCCTCTTGAGGTTGCATAGGATGACTTTTGAGATTAGGGATAAATTACCTTGAGAAAAGGATGCCAGACGGTGGAATAGTTGATATCAGTGGCTTATGTGATAAAGAACCTTTCTTTGTTATCAAGGTTTTGTTGTAGATCAGTGGCTCATGTGATAAGGCGCCACATAAAGTACTTGTTTCTCAAAGTTTTGATGAGCCATGATGAAGTACCTTGAGAAAGAAGCTAAGTACCTGTTtattttgttgtattttatGAGAGTTAGGATAAAGAGCAGTGATGTTGCTTGGTCTGTAGAGACCATCTGCACAATTGGAAGGTTCATTTGTTGAAGTTTGAGATAAGGTATTCAATTGTTGAAGTTTGAGATAAGGTATTCAATTGTTGAAATTTGAGATAAGGTTTTACAAGAAAGTTGACAACTTTTCTTGTTTAAGGTGATAAAAAAACGATTATAGTGACATGGAGAATTGTTTGAAAGACCAGGTGGTGAAGGAGAAGTCTTGAAGCGTCCAAATGGTAACAATGATTTAGGTTCAAATGTGACGAAAGTGGATTTTGTTGGTTGTCATGATATGTTTGTTAATGATCTTTTACCATAAGTGGGGGATATACGAGGCTTTTGCAAAACAATTTACCTTCTTGATCCCTAAGCAGGTTAAATAGTAAGCATTCAAGTTTTGCAGTCCCTAAGATTTTCTTGTCATTTCAAACAATTATTCCAGTTAACACCGAAGTCAACTTATGATTGGTACACAAAGGAACTTAACCAGGTGATTATTTAGGTCACTGTTATACTAGTTTAACtggctctctctcccttctcacCCTCTTTATATATACGAGACTTGCCAGTCTATGTTTTTCtgttccaataaaaaaaaagggttgtgTTTTGCATAAGAAAAATGGTTAAACTAGGGGAGAGCTAGACCTGAAGAAAAGCCTAGGATCTGGATAATAACAAAACCCTATAGAAAAATTATGAAACTGAAGTAGGCAAGTCATGACGACAGTGTTTCCATTATTTGtgctctccttttctttttattacaGAGATTTGCAGAGCTATAGGCGTTGTTCAGGTTAATTTATAGATCATTCTGGAGTTTAAAAGAATATTTTAATGGTTGTCATTGGCCCCTTGCAATGAGTAGAAACATCAGGATTTCATTATACTCCAGAATCCAGATATTAATTTGAATGAGTAACATGGTTCTCAGTCTTCTAATGAAGTTTCACCATTATCCCCCACCAATGCTTTacgtttgggttttagtatggCCGTTTTGCTAGTATTAATTGATAGTTGTTACATGCAAGAGTTATCTTGTAGATAAAAATAACAGATAGAACTGCTTAAAAAGAAAGTAAATTATTAAAAGGTAGATTTTATAACATGGTAGTTAAATGTGCCTTGAGTTTTGTTTTATTGCGTAGTCTGTTGACCTGCCGTATATTTGTAATCTGCCATACGTATGTTTGTAACACCTAGAAATCTTGGGATAATATAAATCACAACCACTCTTTAAAGTCTAGCTAAAATGAAACCAAGATACataaatttgatattaaaaAGCTACTTGTTTGCAGTGCTACTTTCGGGAACTGGTGCTACAGATGACTCTTTTTGACCATTTTGTATATTGAAACCATGGATTCAAAAAATCTGAAATGAAAGACGCATACGCCTTTCATAGAACCAAACTACCTGACCATACATCTAAGGCCTTCTTTTTATCACTGCCAAAAAAGTTGTTCTCTTATTAGTGTAGGCTGCAGCATCGGTCTTGTGTTGGGGATTGTAACTGTATTTCTTGACTCGTGAATCATCATAAATATCTCAATTTCTTATTTTCATACTCGAGGTTTTAATTCTAAATATATGCTGAAACTATCCATGGTTGTGCAATTTAGATTTAGATTTACATGTTATTATGATTATTGCTACGTTTTGTATGCATACTGTCAACCGCATGTCTATTATCATTGTTGCTACGTTTTATATGCATAATATCAACCGCATGTCATGGAACTTATGTAA
This region of Malus domestica chromosome 07, GDT2T_hap1 genomic DNA includes:
- the LOC103438860 gene encoding NAC domain containing protein 50-like; this encodes MGREADLQIIASAAADVAVAAPLVPPTLPPAPTALAPGFRFHPTDEELVIYYLKRKVCRKPFKFNAISEVDIYKSEPWDLADKSSLKSRDQEYYFFSALDRKYGNGARMNRATNQGYWKATGNDRPVKHNDIVVGMKKTLVFHSGRAPDGKRTNWVMHEYRLVDEVFEKAGLGAIQDAFVLCRVFHKSNIGPPNGHRYAPFVEEEWDDDDKLTLVPGQETRTVAVVSRDAFVVGNGHAACTEQNDYAAGNEQKVHAAGSEQKVHAARSEQNGLSAYIRGNGHAAYTGGNGHAAHIGGNGHAVSIGGNGHAAYNGENGRGTSVEGNGHGTSMEGIAHGTSVERTGHGTSVKGSGHSTSVEGRGCDTSVERNGHGTSVEGSGHRTSVEENGHGISVEGNVVEGIGHGAIIVVDDNGTTNEGDCHETCTAGNGHSVPSTENNIEQNTQAISKAIVVVPELPAENRTVLPPCKTEKTDDYPMTCVVNREERLDDYPSPGPDDAQPLLTLFNRQPGQLRQYKRRRHNDSNSNHSNASEISSGMTHDPCSSTTTTASTEASMTTTRNFLSALVEYQLLESLEPKDTTPAPPPELNAALMESSVPTSCLKYIETLQTEIHKISIERETLKFEMMSAQAMINILQARIDLLNKENEDLKKKV